In Frondihabitans sp. PAMC 28766, a genomic segment contains:
- a CDS encoding substrate-binding domain-containing protein: MRHLRSVRVAALAALLAVGALGLTACSSGAASTPGTAANSGALPSYLKPYQKALDDAAKPVTWAGPTKPAKAPTGITVGAVNCSYSVEGCKSGGQAFSAVAKALGWKAKMIIVNDPTGYGDAMQSLINQGVKAIYLGGVDQTLVPNQMKAAAARHIPVVSVGSNYNIGGPGQVIADVHGSPTVKGQLMADAAMVDHAGKVHAVFLKDAEFAEPVQVLNAVSKQFAACTKCQITQASPINFTGTIISTQLPGQVVTAVQRDPAINSIMLGFDPPATYIVPALDAAGAKTKVTMYSQLGDSAPLQLVKEGNILKYNVAASVPWGVWGSFDEIIRYLNGQPLVDENLPIQLFSSAHPDAVDKLGANDFAATYAGYEAKYKTLWGVK; this comes from the coding sequence ATGCGTCATCTGCGCTCCGTCAGAGTAGCCGCCCTTGCGGCCCTGTTGGCCGTCGGCGCTCTCGGGCTCACCGCGTGCAGCTCGGGCGCTGCGTCGACGCCCGGCACGGCAGCCAACTCGGGCGCCCTGCCCTCCTACCTGAAGCCCTACCAGAAGGCCCTCGACGACGCTGCGAAGCCCGTCACCTGGGCCGGGCCGACGAAGCCCGCCAAAGCGCCGACCGGCATCACCGTCGGTGCGGTCAACTGCTCGTACTCCGTCGAAGGATGCAAATCGGGCGGCCAGGCCTTCAGCGCCGTCGCGAAGGCGCTCGGCTGGAAGGCGAAGATGATCATCGTCAACGACCCGACCGGCTACGGCGACGCCATGCAGAGCCTGATCAACCAGGGCGTCAAGGCGATCTACCTCGGCGGCGTCGACCAGACGCTCGTGCCGAACCAGATGAAGGCCGCCGCGGCTCGACACATCCCCGTCGTGAGCGTCGGTTCGAACTACAACATCGGCGGCCCGGGGCAGGTCATCGCCGACGTCCACGGCAGCCCGACCGTGAAGGGCCAGCTCATGGCCGACGCGGCGATGGTCGACCACGCCGGCAAGGTCCACGCGGTCTTCTTGAAGGACGCCGAGTTCGCTGAGCCCGTCCAGGTGCTGAACGCGGTCTCGAAGCAGTTCGCCGCCTGCACCAAGTGCCAGATCACTCAGGCGTCGCCGATCAACTTCACCGGCACGATCATCAGCACCCAGCTGCCGGGTCAGGTCGTCACCGCCGTGCAGCGCGACCCGGCGATCAACTCGATCATGCTCGGCTTCGACCCGCCCGCGACGTACATCGTCCCGGCCCTCGACGCGGCAGGCGCTAAGACGAAGGTCACGATGTACTCGCAGCTCGGCGACTCGGCCCCGCTGCAGCTCGTCAAAGAGGGCAACATCCTGAAGTACAACGTGGCGGCCAGCGTGCCGTGGGGCGTGTGGGGGTCGTTCGACGAGATCATCCGCTACCTGAACGGCCAGCCGCTCGTCGACGAGAACCTGCCCATCCAGCTCTTCTCGTCGGCCCATCCCGACGCCGTCGACAAGCTCGGCGCCAACGACTTCGCCGCCACCTACGCCGGCTACGAGGCGAAGTACAAGACGCTCTGGGGCGTCAAGTGA
- a CDS encoding sugar ABC transporter ATP-binding protein — protein MTTETAPALVATGLTKRFGSRTVLTDADLVVGVGEIHALVGPNGSGKSTMVKILSGFHEATQVDTLSVRGHDFPSSPTAQSVADLGVRVVHQDLGLIPELSILENVALAAGFEHRGVLVNWKESRARCIQALEAVGLDRSPDVLVGSLAVWERVAVSFARALYDGLDHLGLLILDEITAALPRDQVISVLDIVRKVKALGAGVLYVSHRFEEIFEIADRVTVLIDGKVVASDAISAFTVDSLVTLVAGHEIVATDSESTGVFGEPLIAAEHLESERLHDVSLSVRSGEIVGIIGRAGCGRSALGRALFGLEKLSGGTLELNGVRMRRFTVQEAMKNKVAYVPQDRFGSGILPAGTVKENATLINLPAVSNGGFISKRREVEQATALVRDYDVRPADIQALMAQLSGGNQQKVLVARWMANPPRVLVLDEPTEGVDAGARAIIYRLVDELRRRGSAVLVLTSSIEEAVQVCDRVLQMSEGRIVATFEDERLSTHNIEQALLVGGTTIGHEQ, from the coding sequence GTGACGACCGAGACCGCGCCCGCTCTCGTCGCCACGGGGCTCACGAAGCGCTTCGGCAGCCGGACCGTCCTGACCGACGCCGACCTGGTCGTCGGCGTCGGCGAGATCCACGCTCTCGTCGGGCCCAACGGCTCGGGCAAGTCGACGATGGTCAAGATCCTCTCCGGCTTCCACGAGGCGACCCAGGTCGACACGCTCTCCGTCCGCGGCCACGACTTCCCGTCCTCGCCGACCGCCCAGTCGGTCGCCGATCTCGGCGTCCGCGTCGTGCACCAGGACCTCGGCCTCATCCCCGAGCTCAGCATCCTCGAGAACGTCGCGCTCGCCGCCGGGTTCGAGCACCGCGGTGTGCTCGTGAACTGGAAGGAGTCGCGGGCCCGCTGCATCCAGGCTCTCGAAGCCGTCGGTCTCGACCGGTCGCCCGACGTCCTCGTCGGCTCGCTGGCCGTCTGGGAGCGGGTCGCCGTCTCGTTCGCGCGCGCCCTGTACGACGGCCTCGACCACCTCGGTCTGCTGATCCTCGACGAGATCACCGCGGCACTGCCGCGAGACCAGGTCATCAGCGTGCTCGACATCGTGCGCAAGGTGAAGGCCCTCGGCGCCGGCGTCCTCTACGTCAGCCACCGCTTCGAGGAGATCTTCGAGATCGCCGACCGGGTCACGGTCCTCATCGACGGCAAGGTCGTCGCCTCCGACGCGATCTCGGCCTTCACCGTCGACAGCCTCGTCACCCTCGTCGCCGGCCACGAGATCGTGGCCACCGACTCCGAGTCGACGGGCGTCTTCGGCGAGCCGCTGATCGCAGCCGAGCACCTCGAGAGCGAACGCCTCCACGACGTCTCGCTCAGCGTGCGCTCGGGCGAGATCGTCGGCATCATCGGCCGGGCCGGCTGCGGTCGCAGCGCTCTCGGCCGCGCGCTCTTCGGGCTCGAGAAGCTGAGCGGCGGCACCCTCGAGCTGAACGGCGTGCGCATGCGGCGCTTCACCGTGCAGGAGGCCATGAAGAACAAGGTCGCCTACGTGCCCCAGGATCGCTTCGGCTCGGGCATCCTGCCCGCCGGCACGGTCAAAGAGAACGCGACGCTCATCAACCTGCCCGCCGTGTCGAACGGCGGGTTCATCTCGAAGCGCCGCGAGGTCGAGCAGGCGACGGCCCTGGTGCGCGACTACGACGTGCGCCCGGCCGACATCCAGGCCCTCATGGCCCAGCTGAGCGGCGGCAACCAGCAGAAGGTGCTCGTCGCCCGCTGGATGGCGAACCCGCCGCGGGTGCTCGTCCTCGACGAGCCCACCGAGGGCGTCGACGCCGGCGCCCGCGCGATCATCTACCGGCTCGTCGACGAGCTGCGGCGCCGCGGCTCGGCCGTGCTCGTGCTGACCTCCAGCATCGAAGAGGCCGTGCAGGTGTGCGACCGGGTGCTGCAGATGAGCGAAGGCCGGATCGTCGCGACGTTCGAAGACGAACGTCTCTCCACACACAACATCGAACAGGCCCTCCTTGTGGGCGGCACCACGATCGGACACGAACAATGA
- a CDS encoding ABC transporter permease, with product MHQDVDKAGQRVWLNTLLSKYAVVAVAILLIIVFAVLNSSTFLTGANLQLILGGNSVALILALAGLLPLLAGEFDLSIGYTLELSAVVTAVLANDGVPLPLTLLIVLVMGAVIGLVNSFFITILGVSSFISTLGMGTVVSAISLELTHGEILIKNIPPALINFAQGTVGGVPLILIPAIVLFILFYIIGEHTTYGRRLLAVGLSPRASQLAGVRIGRSVGSTFVIAGVLAALAGWLELGRVGSASAGIGPNFLLPAITAGFLGATTIKTGRFNVLGTGVAVALVAVGIDGLQLNGAAYWVQPLFDGGVLLLAVGTAQLLARRAK from the coding sequence ATGCACCAGGACGTCGACAAAGCCGGGCAGCGGGTCTGGCTGAACACCCTCCTGTCGAAGTACGCCGTGGTCGCCGTGGCGATCCTGCTGATCATCGTGTTCGCGGTGCTCAACAGCTCGACGTTCTTGACCGGAGCGAACCTTCAGCTCATCCTCGGTGGGAACAGCGTGGCCCTGATCCTCGCGCTGGCCGGCCTGCTGCCCCTCCTCGCCGGAGAGTTCGACCTCTCCATCGGCTACACGCTCGAGCTGTCGGCGGTGGTGACCGCCGTGCTCGCGAACGACGGCGTGCCCCTCCCGCTCACCCTCCTGATCGTGCTCGTGATGGGGGCCGTGATCGGGCTGGTCAACAGCTTCTTCATCACCATCCTCGGGGTGAGCTCGTTCATCTCCACCCTGGGCATGGGCACGGTGGTCAGCGCCATCTCTCTCGAGCTGACCCACGGCGAGATCCTGATCAAGAACATCCCGCCCGCTCTGATCAACTTCGCGCAGGGCACCGTCGGGGGCGTGCCGCTGATCCTGATCCCGGCGATCGTCCTCTTCATCCTCTTCTACATCATCGGCGAGCACACCACGTACGGACGCCGCCTCCTGGCCGTCGGCCTCTCGCCCCGGGCCAGCCAGCTGGCGGGCGTCAGGATCGGGCGCTCCGTCGGCTCGACCTTCGTCATCGCGGGCGTGCTCGCGGCGCTCGCCGGATGGCTCGAGCTCGGCCGGGTCGGCTCGGCCAGCGCGGGCATCGGCCCGAACTTCCTGCTGCCGGCCATCACCGCGGGCTTCCTCGGTGCGACCACCATCAAGACGGGCCGCTTCAACGTGCTCGGCACCGGCGTCGCCGTCGCTCTCGTGGCGGTCGGCATCGACGGCCTCCAGCTGAACGGCGCCGCCTACTGGGTGCAGCCGCTCTTCGACGGCGGAGTGCTGCTGCTGGCTGTCGGCACCGCCCAGCTGCTGGCGAGACGCGCCAAATGA
- a CDS encoding phosphotriesterase: MTAGSGLVETIGGPIDADVLGRTLLHEHVLLVEPELDANYPGWFDEDSEVRDAQHQLRRLKEAGIDTLVDLTVLGLGRNVDLVRRAAEGSGLNIVVATGIYTMDELPPFFRRRGPGRLMGGDDPLEAFLVRDIVQGIAETGVKAGVIKCATGERGVTDDVDRVLRATATAHLRTGAPISTHTDAGTFRGHDQQRILGSEGVDLGRVLIGHSGDSEDLGYLTELMDAGSYIGMDRFGMDTILPTENRCRVVAELVKRGYASRIVLSHDTNCYTVNWEKDVRERVLPDWHHRFISEYVLGRLGELGVSPDDIDQMMRVNPRSFLAGAPSRTEVAA; encoded by the coding sequence ATGACCGCCGGCAGCGGGCTCGTCGAGACGATCGGCGGCCCCATCGACGCCGACGTCCTCGGGCGCACCCTGCTGCACGAGCACGTGCTGCTGGTCGAGCCCGAGCTCGACGCCAACTACCCCGGCTGGTTCGACGAGGACTCCGAGGTGCGAGACGCCCAGCACCAGCTGCGACGGCTCAAGGAGGCCGGCATCGACACCCTCGTCGACCTCACCGTGCTGGGCCTCGGGCGGAATGTCGACCTGGTGCGACGGGCGGCGGAGGGCAGCGGGCTCAACATCGTCGTCGCCACCGGCATCTACACGATGGACGAGCTGCCTCCGTTCTTCCGCCGCCGCGGCCCAGGGCGTCTCATGGGCGGCGACGACCCGCTCGAAGCCTTCCTCGTCCGCGACATCGTCCAGGGGATCGCCGAGACGGGCGTCAAGGCGGGCGTCATCAAGTGCGCGACGGGCGAGCGGGGCGTGACCGACGATGTCGACCGGGTGCTGCGGGCGACGGCGACGGCGCACCTCCGCACGGGAGCACCCATCAGCACGCACACCGACGCGGGCACCTTCCGTGGGCACGACCAGCAGCGGATCTTGGGCTCGGAAGGGGTCGACCTCGGCCGCGTGCTGATCGGCCATTCAGGAGACTCCGAGGATCTCGGCTACCTCACCGAGCTGATGGACGCCGGGTCGTACATCGGCATGGACCGCTTCGGGATGGACACCATCCTGCCGACCGAGAACCGCTGCCGTGTGGTGGCCGAGCTCGTGAAGCGCGGCTACGCCTCGCGGATCGTGCTCTCGCACGACACGAACTGCTACACCGTCAACTGGGAGAAGGACGTGCGAGAGCGCGTTCTGCCCGACTGGCATCACCGGTTCATCTCGGAGTACGTGCTCGGCCGGCTCGGCGAGCTCGGGGTGTCGCCCGACGACATCGACCAGATGATGCGGGTCAACCCGCGCTCGTTCCTGGCCGGGGCGCCGAGTCGAACGGAGGTCGCCGCATGA
- a CDS encoding nuclear transport factor 2 family protein, whose translation MNDVDAIRQLVALCGRAGDDDDVESWLACFTPDGSFGRSDTDVVHRGHDALRAMFTTYPVHGRHTTSDHIVDVDGDNASLTCYLTFLDAEHGFALRMFGIYHDVLVRTPSGWLLRDRRLEVVHEAT comes from the coding sequence ATGAACGACGTCGACGCGATCCGCCAGCTCGTGGCCCTCTGCGGTCGCGCCGGCGACGACGACGACGTCGAGTCGTGGCTCGCCTGCTTCACCCCCGACGGCAGCTTCGGCCGCAGCGACACCGACGTGGTGCACCGCGGGCACGACGCCCTGCGGGCCATGTTCACGACCTACCCGGTGCACGGCCGCCACACCACCTCCGACCACATCGTCGACGTCGACGGCGACAACGCGTCGCTGACCTGCTACCTCACCTTCCTCGACGCCGAGCACGGCTTCGCCCTCCGCATGTTCGGGATCTACCACGACGTGCTCGTGCGCACGCCGTCGGGCTGGCTCCTTCGCGACCGCCGACTCGAGGTCGTGCACGAGGCGACCTGA
- a CDS encoding MmgE/PrpD family protein, with protein sequence MSPLIDDIADFITTLDWNAVPEKIQDSARDRLLDALSTAVASREVPTTSALVAAGESFATQGGCTVLPTGRTTAASEAALINGTAVHSILFEDIHLGSSDHPGAVIVPAALAAAESAPSIIGRHVSMDDLLRGVLVGYEVHLRMGVIAAAGIKKRKLRTTSMFGTIGAAAAAASILSLGRDETITAIAMAANMSFGFLEGFAHGTMEPYVQAGIAARQGILAIHLARGGVRTGDLVFEGPAGFLQGFADIPAGSVVEFPSDWQITGVSAKPYPISGGKIGSTNTAVAAHQQGIDGTRIKSVRALLKPGVKEFPGSDLAGPYRTYSAAQDSTQFCIASGLLGRAIDSLDYVLKKYDDPEVEDLSHRIELISEEGRLITKLEITMDDGKVETVEVDWSALQIPTVEKMADKLRALTTGFWAVDNVEAIVSLIVDAGPVPVSELSRLLRSC encoded by the coding sequence ATGTCTCCACTGATCGACGACATCGCCGACTTCATCACCACGCTCGACTGGAACGCCGTGCCCGAGAAGATCCAGGACTCGGCCCGCGACCGGCTGCTCGACGCGCTGAGCACCGCAGTCGCCTCGCGCGAGGTGCCGACCACCTCGGCGCTCGTGGCCGCCGGCGAGTCGTTCGCGACCCAGGGCGGCTGCACCGTGCTGCCGACGGGCCGGACGACCGCCGCGAGCGAGGCGGCCCTGATCAACGGCACGGCCGTGCACTCGATCCTCTTCGAAGACATCCACCTGGGCTCGTCCGACCACCCGGGCGCGGTCATCGTGCCGGCGGCTCTCGCCGCGGCCGAGTCGGCGCCCTCGATCATCGGCCGCCACGTCTCGATGGACGACCTCCTGCGCGGCGTGCTCGTCGGCTACGAGGTGCACCTGCGGATGGGCGTCATCGCCGCGGCCGGCATCAAGAAGCGCAAGCTGCGCACGACGTCGATGTTCGGCACGATCGGTGCGGCCGCCGCCGCCGCGAGCATCCTGTCGCTCGGTCGCGACGAGACGATCACCGCGATCGCGATGGCGGCGAACATGTCGTTCGGCTTCTTGGAGGGCTTCGCCCACGGCACGATGGAGCCGTACGTGCAGGCCGGGATCGCCGCCCGCCAGGGGATCCTCGCGATCCACCTCGCCCGCGGCGGCGTCCGCACCGGCGACCTCGTGTTCGAGGGACCCGCCGGGTTCCTGCAGGGCTTCGCCGACATCCCGGCCGGCAGCGTCGTCGAGTTCCCGAGCGACTGGCAGATCACCGGGGTCTCGGCGAAGCCCTACCCGATCTCGGGCGGCAAGATCGGCTCGACCAACACCGCCGTCGCCGCTCACCAGCAGGGCATCGACGGCACCAGGATCAAGTCGGTGCGGGCCCTCTTGAAGCCCGGCGTCAAAGAGTTCCCGGGCTCCGACCTCGCGGGGCCGTACCGGACCTACTCGGCCGCCCAGGACAGCACCCAGTTCTGCATCGCCTCCGGTCTCCTCGGCCGCGCCATCGACTCGCTCGACTACGTGCTGAAGAAGTACGACGACCCCGAGGTCGAGGACCTCTCGCACCGGATCGAGCTGATCAGCGAGGAGGGGCGTCTCATCACGAAGCTCGAGATCACCATGGACGACGGAAAGGTCGAGACCGTGGAGGTCGACTGGTCGGCCCTGCAGATCCCCACCGTCGAGAAGATGGCCGACAAGCTGCGCGCCCTGACCACGGGGTTCTGGGCGGTCGACAACGTCGAGGCGATCGTCTCGCTGATCGTCGACGCCGGCCCTGTGCCCGTCTCCGAGCTGTCTCGCCTCCTGCGCTCCTGCTGA
- a CDS encoding NAD-dependent succinate-semialdehyde dehydrogenase — MPVSINPATGEQFAEFDLDGPERVDAALTAAVEAQKGWRRTPIAERLTLLTRIAEVLRADKESFARTITLEMGKPIGEARSEVEKCAVTLDHYAANSERYLAFDPIESNAAESGVRFDPLGVVLAIMPWNFPFWQFFRFAGPALAAGNGAILKHANNVPGCARLVEEIVRKAGAPEGLFSSLLIETSEVAGLIADPRIAAVTLTGSTEVGGIVAAQAGAALKKQVLELGGSDPFIVLADADLDKASTVAVAARFGTVGQSCVNSKRFIVDESVADEFVALFTEKTRALVLGDPLDEATTIGPMARANLRDALHDQVVRTVAAGGRVVLGGESVDGPGFFYPPTIIDGVLPGQAAFTEETFGPVASITRVSGADEAVRLANDSEFGLGAALWTTDIEHAKRLIPEIDAGAVFVNGQVASDARLPFGGIKKSGYGRELSGYGIREFVNAKTVWIGPAA, encoded by the coding sequence ATGCCCGTCTCCATCAACCCCGCCACCGGCGAGCAGTTCGCCGAATTCGACCTCGACGGCCCCGAACGCGTCGATGCCGCCCTGACGGCCGCTGTCGAGGCGCAGAAGGGCTGGCGTCGCACGCCGATCGCCGAGCGGCTGACACTGCTGACCCGGATCGCCGAGGTGCTGCGAGCCGACAAGGAGTCGTTCGCCCGCACCATCACGCTCGAGATGGGCAAGCCGATCGGCGAGGCGAGGTCGGAGGTCGAGAAGTGCGCGGTCACGCTCGACCACTACGCCGCGAACAGCGAGCGCTACCTGGCTTTCGACCCGATCGAGTCGAATGCGGCCGAGAGCGGCGTGAGGTTCGACCCGCTCGGCGTCGTGCTGGCGATCATGCCGTGGAACTTCCCGTTCTGGCAGTTCTTCCGGTTCGCCGGGCCGGCGCTCGCGGCCGGCAACGGCGCGATCCTCAAGCACGCCAACAACGTGCCGGGGTGCGCTCGCCTCGTCGAGGAGATCGTGCGGAAGGCCGGCGCGCCCGAGGGGCTCTTCTCGAGCCTCCTCATCGAGACGTCCGAGGTGGCGGGCCTGATCGCTGACCCTCGGATCGCCGCGGTGACGCTCACCGGGTCGACCGAGGTCGGTGGCATCGTGGCCGCGCAGGCCGGTGCGGCGCTCAAGAAGCAGGTGCTCGAGCTCGGCGGGTCCGACCCGTTCATCGTGCTGGCCGACGCCGACCTCGACAAGGCCAGCACCGTCGCGGTCGCCGCGCGCTTCGGCACGGTCGGTCAGAGCTGCGTGAACTCCAAGCGGTTCATCGTCGACGAGTCGGTGGCCGACGAGTTCGTCGCGCTCTTCACCGAGAAGACCCGCGCCCTGGTGCTCGGCGACCCTCTCGACGAGGCGACGACGATCGGGCCGATGGCGCGGGCCAACCTCCGCGATGCGCTGCACGACCAGGTCGTCCGGACGGTCGCCGCCGGAGGCCGTGTCGTGCTCGGTGGCGAATCCGTCGACGGCCCGGGCTTCTTCTACCCGCCCACGATCATCGATGGCGTCCTGCCCGGCCAGGCGGCCTTCACCGAGGAGACGTTCGGCCCCGTCGCCAGCATCACCCGGGTCAGCGGCGCCGACGAGGCCGTCCGGCTGGCCAACGACAGCGAGTTCGGCCTGGGTGCAGCCCTCTGGACGACCGACATCGAGCACGCAAAGCGGCTCATCCCCGAGATCGACGCGGGTGCCGTCTTCGTCAACGGCCAGGTGGCGTCCGACGCCCGGCTGCCCTTCGGCGGCATCAAGAAGTCGGGCTACGGGCGCGAGCTCAGCGGGTACGGGATCCGTGAGTTCGTGAACGCCAAGACCGTCTGGATCGGCCCCGCGGCGTGA
- a CDS encoding alpha/beta fold hydrolase codes for MTVPELSWIEDPPVGHADGDDLLVLGPSLGTSAWVWQEASAVVRENRPGLRVIRYDLPGHGASPATTRPFSMNDLAEAVVEIGRQAGARRFHYAGLSLGGAVGIELALSHPAALSSLGIVSSDARIASADVWDERARVVRSSGTARLVESTPARWFARGFADRRPDDVERALRELAEVDDESYALCADALRVFDRRADAHRISTRVTVVNGTEDPVTTTEQMRRLALEIPRAVFVDLEAASHLVALEEPFATATALL; via the coding sequence GTGACGGTGCCGGAGCTCTCCTGGATCGAGGACCCGCCGGTCGGTCACGCCGACGGCGACGATCTGCTCGTGCTCGGGCCGTCGCTCGGCACATCGGCCTGGGTGTGGCAGGAGGCGAGTGCCGTCGTCCGCGAGAACCGCCCGGGTCTGCGGGTGATCCGGTACGACCTCCCGGGCCACGGGGCGTCGCCCGCGACGACGCGGCCGTTCTCGATGAACGATCTCGCCGAGGCAGTGGTCGAGATCGGCCGTCAGGCGGGGGCGCGGAGGTTCCACTATGCCGGATTGTCCCTGGGCGGTGCCGTGGGGATCGAACTCGCCCTGTCGCATCCTGCCGCCCTGTCGAGCCTCGGCATCGTGAGCTCGGACGCCAGGATCGCCAGCGCCGACGTCTGGGACGAGCGGGCGCGCGTCGTCCGCTCGTCGGGCACCGCTCGGCTCGTCGAGTCGACACCCGCGCGGTGGTTCGCCCGCGGCTTCGCCGATCGCCGGCCCGACGATGTCGAGCGGGCGTTGCGCGAGCTCGCCGAGGTCGACGACGAGTCGTACGCCCTCTGCGCCGACGCCCTGCGGGTCTTCGACCGGAGGGCCGACGCCCATCGCATCTCGACGCGGGTGACCGTCGTCAACGGCACGGAGGATCCCGTCACGACCACCGAGCAGATGCGCCGGCTGGCCCTCGAGATCCCTCGCGCCGTCTTCGTCGACCTCGAGGCGGCGTCGCATCTCGTCGCCCTCGAGGAGCCGTTCGCCACCGCGACTGCACTTCTGTAA
- a CDS encoding substrate-binding domain-containing protein: MRYTRVTRTLSALGLIALGAAVLSGCSSGTTPSGSASGGSAKVPSYLSSYSKELAAAEKPVSWDGPTTAAAAPKGILVGAVNCSYTEEGCKAGGEAFTQVAKALGWKAKSIVVNDPTGYAQAIQTLLNENVKAIFLGGVDESLVPAAINEAKARHIPVVSQGSNYNIGGSGQVDADVHANVTDEGKLMADAAMIDHSGTVNALVLNDAEFAEPVAVLKASKAQFASCSKCSIKYANPINFTRNVITNQLPTEVVSAMQTDPSINSIMIGFDPPAPYIVPALDTAGDKTKVTMYSQLGDSAPLQLVQDDNILKYDVASSTAWGTWGAFDEMIRYLDGKPLVNENLPLQVFTSSNPKLITKLGTNDFQATFAGYEKKYEQLWGVK; encoded by the coding sequence ATGCGGTACACACGCGTCACCCGAACACTCTCGGCCCTGGGGCTCATCGCCCTCGGTGCCGCCGTCCTCAGCGGTTGTTCGTCCGGTACGACCCCCTCCGGGTCGGCGTCCGGCGGCTCGGCCAAAGTGCCCTCCTACCTCTCGTCGTACTCGAAAGAGCTCGCCGCGGCCGAGAAGCCCGTCTCGTGGGACGGCCCCACCACGGCCGCGGCCGCGCCGAAGGGCATCCTCGTCGGTGCCGTCAACTGCTCGTACACCGAGGAGGGCTGCAAGGCCGGCGGTGAAGCCTTCACCCAGGTCGCGAAGGCGCTCGGCTGGAAGGCGAAGTCGATCGTCGTCAACGACCCGACCGGCTACGCGCAGGCCATCCAGACCCTGCTCAACGAGAACGTCAAGGCGATCTTCCTCGGCGGCGTCGACGAGTCGCTCGTCCCGGCCGCCATCAACGAGGCTAAGGCTCGCCACATCCCCGTGGTCAGCCAGGGGTCGAACTACAACATCGGCGGATCCGGCCAGGTCGACGCCGACGTCCACGCGAACGTCACCGACGAGGGCAAGCTCATGGCCGACGCCGCCATGATCGACCACTCAGGCACCGTCAACGCGCTCGTGCTCAACGACGCCGAGTTCGCCGAGCCGGTCGCCGTGCTCAAGGCGTCGAAGGCGCAGTTCGCGAGCTGCAGCAAGTGCTCGATCAAGTACGCCAACCCGATCAACTTCACCAGGAACGTCATCACCAACCAGCTTCCCACCGAGGTCGTCTCGGCCATGCAGACCGACCCGAGCATCAACTCGATCATGATCGGCTTCGACCCGCCCGCACCGTACATCGTGCCCGCCCTCGACACCGCGGGTGACAAGACCAAGGTGACGATGTACTCGCAGCTCGGCGACTCCGCCCCGCTGCAGCTCGTCCAGGACGACAACATCTTGAAGTACGACGTCGCGAGCTCGACGGCGTGGGGCACCTGGGGTGCCTTCGACGAGATGATCCGCTACCTCGACGGCAAGCCGCTGGTCAACGAGAACCTGCCGCTGCAGGTCTTCACCTCGTCGAACCCCAAGCTCATCACGAAGCTCGGCACCAACGACTTCCAGGCCACCTTCGCCGGCTACGAGAAGAAGTACGAGCAGCTCTGGGGCGTGAAGTGA
- a CDS encoding nuclear transport factor 2 family protein, whose amino-acid sequence MIDREGVRRTLALAGRYLDDRRFDEWSGLFAPDGVFHDGDADPVTGRDEILRRIRGGGLANDPELFRRHVTCNEIIDYDGYSARVESDLVIHERQGEGPWGLRLGRYSDVLEIVADQWLFRKRRITWVVNGL is encoded by the coding sequence GTGATCGACCGCGAGGGCGTGCGCCGCACGCTCGCCCTCGCGGGGCGGTACCTCGACGACCGCCGCTTCGACGAGTGGAGCGGCCTCTTCGCCCCGGACGGGGTGTTCCACGACGGCGACGCCGACCCGGTGACGGGCCGCGACGAGATCCTGCGCAGGATCCGCGGTGGCGGGCTCGCCAACGACCCCGAGCTCTTCCGGCGCCACGTCACCTGCAACGAGATCATCGACTACGACGGCTACTCGGCGCGGGTCGAGAGCGACCTCGTGATCCACGAGCGGCAGGGCGAGGGCCCCTGGGGCCTCCGCCTCGGGCGCTACAGCGACGTGCTCGAGATCGTCGCCGACCAGTGGCTGTTCCGTAAGCGGCGGATCACGTGGGTGGTCAACGGTCTGTGA